Proteins found in one Pyrus communis chromosome 15, drPyrComm1.1, whole genome shotgun sequence genomic segment:
- the LOC137718799 gene encoding 14-3-3 protein 7-like — translation MEIEREKHAYQAKLAEQAERYDEMIEEMKKVAKLDVELSVEERNLLSVGYKSVIGARRASWRILSSIEQKEEAKDAEQNVKRIKEYRQRVEDELAKICHDILTVVDYHLLPSSSTGESTVFYQKMKGDYYRYLAEFRSGDDRKEAADHSLKAYLTAVDTAASELPPTHPTRLGLALNFSVFYYEILNSPERACHLAKKAFDEAFAELDSIDQESSKDSTLIMQLLKDNLTLWTSDLPEGGEKLKVEEPLPES, via the exons agatgattgaagaaatgaagaaagttgCCAAGTTGGATGTGGAATTGAGCGTGGAGGAGCGAAATTTGTTGTCAGTTGGGTATAAGAGCGTGATCGGGGCAAGAAGGGCGTCATGGCGGATACTGTCTTCCATTGAACAAAAGGAAGAGGCCAAGGATGCTGAACAAAATGTGAAGAGGATAAAGGAGTACAGGCAGAGGGTTGAAGACGAGCTTGCGAAAATTTGCCATGACATACTAACAGTTGTTGATTATCACCTTCTCCCCTCTTCGTCCACTGGGGAATCTACTGTTTTTTACCAGAAGAT GAAAGGAGATTACTATCGATATCTAGCAGAATTCAGATCTGGTGATGATCGCAAAGAAGCTGCTGATCACTCGCTTAAAGCctatttg ACTGCCGTTGATACTGCTGCCTCTGAGTTGCCCCCAACACATCCAACCAGGCTCGGCCTGGCTCTAAACTTCTCTGTTTTTTACTATGAAATTCTCAACTCCCCGGAGAG GGCCTGTCATCTAGCTAAGAAGGCATTTGATGAGGCTTTTGCCGAACTTGACAGCATCGACCAAGAATCTAGCAAGGACAGCACCCTCATTATGCAGCTTCTCAAGGATAATCTCACATTGTGGACCTCAGATCTGCCAGAGGGAG GTGAGAAACTTAAAGTTGAAGAACCCCTTCCAGAG AGTTAG
- the LOC137718797 gene encoding uncharacterized protein, whose product MSCFSLTQAKNSCHRSTFARAGLRSAITDLKDGATTMHCWVPQSPNPSKPNLLLIHGLGLNAMWQFADLLRHVTPHYNVYVPDLVFFGDSYTTQPDRSDSFQAECVMQAMEAHSVRRLSLVGLSYGGFVAYSLAAKYKEAVERVVICCAAVCLEEKDLREGAFRISDLDEAAGILTPQTPQKLRELVRYTFFRPPPVWLLPSCLLMDFIQAMFTEFVQEKKDLIRAVPQNRKLSELPKIPQPTFLIWGEHDQVFPVEFAHKLKRHVGENAQLVVIKDAGHALNAEKPKEYHKHIKSFLVDSLPRSPPITPSAKPVTH is encoded by the exons ATGTCATGCTTCAGCCTCACCCAGGCCAAAAACTCATGCCACCGGTCCACCTTCGCCCGAGCCGGCCTCCGGTCCGCAATCACCGACCTCAAAGACGGCGCCACCACCATGCACTGTTGGGTCCCGCAATCCCCAAACCCTTCCAAGCCCAACCTCCTCCTCATCCACGGCCTCGGCCTCAACGCAATGTGGCAGTTCGCAGACCTGCTCCGCCATGTCACCCCTCACTACAACGTCTACGTGCCGGATCTCGTCTTCTTCGGTGACTCCTATACGACCCAGCCTGACCGGTCCGATTCGTTCCAGGCGGAGTGCGTGATGCAGGCGATGGAGGCGCACTCGGTGCGGAGGCTGAGCCTGGTGGGACTGAGCTACGGCGGGTTTGTTGCGTACAGCTTGGCTGCCAAGTACAAGGAGGCGGTGGAGAGGGTTGTGATATGCTGCGCCGCCGTGTGCCTGGAGGAGAAGGACCTCCGGGAAGGTGCGTTTCGGATCTCGGATTTGGATGAGGCGGCGGGGATTTTGACGCCGCAGACGCCGCAGAAGCTGAGGGAGTTGGTTAGGTACACGTTTTTCAGGCCACCTCCAGTTTGGTTGTTGCCCTCTTGCTTGCTCATGGATTTCATTCAG GCAATGTTCACCGAATTTGTGCAAGAGAAGAAAGACTTGATCCGGGCCGTCCCCCAAAACCGTAAACTTTCAGAACTCCCCAAGATTCCTCAG CCAACCTTCCTTATTTGGGGAGAACATGATCAAGTGTTTCCAGTTGAGTTTGCTCACAAATTAAAAAG GCACGTCGGAGAAAACGCTCAGCTGGTAGTAATCAAGGATGCAGGGCATGCACTAAACGCAGAGAAGCCCAAGGAGTACCACAAGCACATCAAGTCCTTCTTAGTCGATTCGCTGCCCCGTTCCCCTCCGATAACTCCATCTGCTAAACCAGTCACTCACTAA
- the LOC137717134 gene encoding uncharacterized protein At4g02000-like, which yields MESGVKLIAKVLVEKPVNKWGVWNILKSAWKEFGEIQINWVQDNRYVVLVCDESVANRILELVPWAVMKQNLSVKRWTENLVIEEVQMHMVHFWVQMKGIPPSLCSDGNISRLANKYGDLMEVEDLTKARGFLRLRIMVDTSKPLASGCWVTRKGLNESWVDFQYERLQDFCYKCGRIGHASLECSATESNTDVTRYGEWTRTRRIIDETKAQRKTNIAQGMRRQERLVGK from the coding sequence ATGGAGTCAGGAGTGAAGCTTATTGCGAAGGTCCTGGTGGAAAAACCAGTTAATAAATGGGGTGTTTGGAATATTCTGAAAAGTGCATGGAAAGAGTTTGGAGAAATACAAATAAACTGGGTACAGGACAACCGGTATGTGGTGCTGGTATGTGATGAAAGTGTAGCAAATCGTATTTTAGAGTTGGTACCGTGGGCGGTGATGAAGCAAAACCTGTCTGTGAAAAGATGGACGGAAAATCTTGTGATAGAGGAAGTTCAGATGCATATGGTTCATTTCTGGGTACAGATGAAGGGGATTCCACCAAGTTTATGCTCTGATGGAAACATATCCCGTCTGGCAAATAAATATGGAGATCTAATGGAGGTGGAGGACCTAACCAAAGCCAGGGGATTTCTTAGGCTTCGAATCATGGTGGATACTTCTAAACCACTGGCTTCGGGGTGTTGGGTTACTAGGAAGGGTTTAAATGAGTCGTGGGTTGACTTTCAGTACGAACGCCTACAGGATTTTTGCTATAAGTGTGGCAGAATTGGCCACGCTAGTCTTGAATGCTCAGCAACTGAAAGTAATACTGATGTAACTAGATACGGGGAGTGGACCAGAACTCGGAGGATTATAGATGAAACGAAGGCTCAGAGAAAGACAAATATCGCCCAAGGAATGAGGAGACAAGAGAGGTTAGTAGGGAAATAG